In Colletotrichum higginsianum IMI 349063 chromosome 3, whole genome shotgun sequence, a genomic segment contains:
- a CDS encoding SMI1/KNR4 family protein, which yields MASSFGAAFRSLWHDLTSYDRHSTIDSPHRTGRHVPLNRQSGILTSVATASESRADVSAPFAEDYNRFSRENSYQGGGMPYTPTSPNPSAPYSPGLRSQSARRESQQDGFELQGPGDVPMQSFQDGSPPPPPVSHSWKKIDAWAEEHYPELWDQLCEGCTDNDLNELEHQLDCSLPLDVRESLMIHDGQERLGMPTGIIFGSMLLDCEEMVQEWDQWRKVNHEFLSEAAYARPAALPKALGSSNQASSSRTPASPAAANNGSWRQELISRQESIPPNAVQRSYAHPAWIPLVRDWGGNNLAVDLAPGPNGRWGQIILFGRDYDTKYVIARSWAHFLAMVADDLSSGKWFVDEETNELKLREFKETRVEPPYFGILRWRVDQKYGRRAAKRKSVVAPNRAGSPAGSGANSPYASPTTEPNGEQRGRSMQRLGGTSPMASPIRPGYGKSSPLARVAEETPLPDLEANGLKPTKLVEVETPRPSEDNGKGSLVSLLSHVETAEGEGKENNNPAKTNGKANGKQPEVLEESMKEIEI from the exons ATGGCGTCTTC GTTCGGTGCGGCTTTTCGCTCTCTCTGGCACGATTTAACCAGCTACGACCGAC ATTCTACCATTGACTCCCCCCACCGAACCGGTCGACACGTTCCTCTGAACCGCCAAAGCGGCATTCTCACCTCCGTCGCGACCGCCTCTGAATCGCGCGCCGATGTCTCCGCCCCCTTTGCCGAAGACTACAATAGATTCTCCCGCGAGAACAGCTACCAAGGCGGTGGTATGCCCTACACCCCGACCAGTCCCAACCCGTCAGCGCCCTATTCCCCCGGTCTGAGGTCCCAATCTGCCCGACGCGAGAGCCAGCAGGATGGCTTCGAGCTGCAAGGTCCGGGAGATGTCCCTATGCAGTCTTTCCAGGATGgctctcctcccccgcctcccGTTTCCCATTCGTGGAAGAAGATCGACGCCTGGGCCGAAGAGCACTACCCTGAGCTGTGGGACCAGCTTTGCGAGGGCTGCACCGACAACGACCTCAACGAATTGGAGCATCAGCTGGACTGCTCCCTACCCCTCGACGTGAGAGAGTCGTTGATGATTCACGACGGCCAAGAGCGATTGGGAATGCCCACCGGCATTATCTTCGGTTCCATGCTACTCGACTGCGAGGAGATGGTTCAGGAGTGGGATCAGTGGCGCAAGGTCAACCATGAATTCCTCTCAGAAGCCGCCTACGCCCGTCCCGCCGCTTTGCCCAAAGCTCTTGGCAGCAGTAATCAGGCCTCTTCATCCAGGACACCCGCGTCGCCTGCTGCCGCGAACAACGGTTCGTGGCGCCAGGAGCTCATCTCTCGCCAGGAGAGCATCCCTCCCAACGCAGTGCAGCGCTCCTACGCGCACCCAGCTTGGATTCCTCTTGTGCGCGACTGGGGTGGTAACAATTTGGCCGTGGATCTCGCTCCCGGCCCTAACGGAAGATGGGGACAGATTATTCTCTTTGGTCGTGACTACGATACCAAATACGTCATTGCTCGCTCCTGGGCCCACTTCCTCGCCATGGTCGCCGACGATCTCTCCAGTGGCAAGTGGTTTGTGGATGAGGAGACAAACGAGCTCAAACTGCGGGAGTTTAAGGAGACACGTGTTGAGCCTCCCTACTTCGGTATTCTGCGATGGCGCGTGGACCAGAAGTATGGCCGTAGAGCTGCCAAGCGCAAGTCTGTCGTGGCTCCCAACAGGGCCGGATCCCCTGCTGGATCCGGCGCTAACTCCCCATACGCGAGCCCGACTACCGAGCCCAACGGCGAACAACGAGGAAGATCAATGCAGCGACTGGGGGGTACATCTCCGATGGCCAGCCCAATTCGCCCCGGCTACGGCAAGTCCAGTCCCCTTGCACGAGTGGCCGAGGAAACCCCTCTGCCggacctcgaggccaacggcCTCAAGCCAACGAAGCTTGTCGAAGTCGAAACCCCCCGGCCGAGCGAGGACAACGGCAAGGGTTCGCTCGTGTCGCTCTTATCGCACGTTGAAACCGCGGAGGGCGAAGGCAAGGAGAACAACAACCCCGCCAAGACGAACGGCAAGGCCAACGGCAAGCAGCCCGAGGTGTTGGAGGAGTCAATGAAGGAGATCGAGATTTAG